A stretch of the Papaver somniferum cultivar HN1 chromosome 6, ASM357369v1, whole genome shotgun sequence genome encodes the following:
- the LOC113285443 gene encoding UBP1-associated protein 2A-like — MAMKRRYEDEVDTELEMDSELDDAQVEEEELEETEEEDEETETEEEEEKETEEEEEEEEDITKLLEPFSKKQLIDIICSVSTENREIIQEVRKRADQDPSHCELFVHGLDWETTSDQFKEIFSTYGDIIQCRIVVDRVTGQSKGYGFVLYKHRKSVSKALREPLKKIGNRIAMCHLASNQQKQRKIFVGNVDSETSSLRLHSFFSKYGEIEEGPIGFDKYTGKFRGYAMFIYKTVGGARRAVEEPIKRFDGYIIYCQMATDQRQKFGLGIGGFSPYTQNGVAQPYVQGIFSGAAQPYYGQGTQHVQAMFAPAGQNPSAYTGSRPAYMSPATSQQGIPGAFGMGNSVCQNPQSYEPNFSCKIASSGDGPAERCGLGYYLKKLGLFIMFVVCMFVLNFIHSSLKI, encoded by the coding sequence ATGGCCATGAAACGAAGATATGAAGATGAAGTAGATACAGAATTAGAAATGGATTCAGAACTGGATGATGcacaagttgaagaagaagagttagaagaaacagaggaggaagacgaagagaCAGAgacagaggaggaagaggaaaaagaaacagaggaggaggaggaagaagaagaagatataacaAAACTTCTTGAACCATTTAGTAAAAAACAACTAATTGATATAATCTGCTCAGTATCAAcagaaaacagagaaatcattCAAGAAGTTCGCAAACGAGCTGATCAAGATCCGTCTCATTGTGAATTGTTTGTTCATGGATTAGACTGGGAAACAACATCAGATCAATTCAAGGAGATTTTCTCAACTTACGGTGATATTATACAGTGTAGAATTGTTGTTGACAGAGTTACAGGTCAATCTAAAGGGTACGGTTTTGTACTATACAAACATCGAAAATCTGTTTCGAAAGCATTGAGAGAACCTCTAAAAAAGATTGGAAATCGGATCGCGATGTGCCACTTAGCTTCAAATCAACAAAAACAGAGGAAAATATTTGTAGGTAATGTGGACTCTGAGACTTCAAGTCTGAGATTGCACTCGTTTTTTTCAAAGTATGGGGAAATCGAAGAAGGTCCAATCGGGTTTGATAAATACACTGGGAAATTTAGAGGGTATGCTATGTTTATATACAAAACTGTTGGAGGAGCAAGAAGGGCTGTCGAAGAACCAATTAAGAGGTTCGATGGATATATTATCTACTGTCAAATGGCTACTGATCAAAGGCAAAAATTTGGTCTTGGAATTGGTGGTTTTAGTCCATATACTCAAAATGGTGTCGCGCAACCTTACGTTCAGGGGATTTTCAGTGGTGCAGCGCAACCTTATTATGGTCAAGGAACGCAACATGTTCAAGCGATGTTTGCTCCTGCTGGACAGAATCCATCTGCTTACACAggttctagaccagcttatatgtCACCTGCAACTTCGCAACAAGGCATACCGGGAGCATTTGGAATGGGGAACTCAGTTTGTCAGAATCCACAAAGTTATGAACCAAATTTTTCATGCAAGATTGCGTCCTCTGGGGATGGTCCTGCTGAGAGATGTGGTTTGGGTTATTATCTAAAGAAACTCGGTTTGTTTATCATGTTTGTTGTGTGTATGTTTGTTCTTAATTTTATCCATTCTTCTCTGAAAATCTAG